A single region of the Lysinibacillus sp. B2A1 genome encodes:
- a CDS encoding RNA polymerase subunit sigma → MTEAELIAKAQQGNKEAYIELIRIHQQTVEKFAYQCGVHSNDLADVSQEVFVKLYRFLHQFKQDRFTTWLYKITLNATRDYYRKEQREQAKEERLSIQRQLPSSSAEMHVLNFEEDRVLHNAIKALDEKYRYPLILFYFHELKYEEIAEILNISLSTVKIRLLRAKEKIKVVLLQEGSVENG, encoded by the coding sequence TTGACGGAAGCTGAATTAATAGCAAAGGCACAACAAGGGAACAAAGAAGCCTATATAGAGCTTATTCGAATACATCAACAAACAGTTGAAAAATTTGCCTATCAATGTGGCGTACATAGTAATGATTTAGCAGATGTTTCACAGGAAGTATTTGTGAAGCTATATCGTTTTTTACATCAGTTTAAACAGGACCGTTTTACAACTTGGCTCTATAAAATCACCCTGAATGCCACGCGTGATTATTATCGTAAGGAGCAGCGAGAACAAGCAAAGGAAGAAAGATTAAGTATTCAGAGGCAGCTCCCATCCTCTTCGGCAGAAATGCATGTGCTAAATTTTGAGGAGGATAGAGTATTACATAATGCCATTAAAGCACTCGATGAAAAATATCGTTATCCACTTATATTATTTTATTTTCATGAACTCAAGTATGAAGAAATAGCAGAGATTCTCAACATCTCGCTATCGACAGTTAAAATACGGCTATTACGTGCAAAGGAAAAAATTAAAGTCGTGCTATTGCAAGAGGGGAGTGTTGAAAATGGATGA
- a CDS encoding sodium-dependent transporter, which produces MSSRDQFTTKIGFILAAAGSAIGLGAIWKFPYMAGTNGGSVFILLFILCTFFIGLPVLIAEFMIGRRGQKDAVTSFKEQAPGKPWYLIGWGGMIIAGLILSFYSVVGGWILSYLARAFTLRLTSSSTNINYADLFGNIISSPFEAVLVQGLFMLLTVVIVSAGIKGGIEKASTWMMPLLFIFFIVLVIRSLTLDGAMEGVKFMFVPDWSYFNAETFLMALGQAFFSLSVGIAVMITYASYLSKTEKIGNSAINVASMNIIISLLAGLVIFPAVFALGYTPDQGPGLVFIILPAVFEQLPLGGLFLTIFFILLLFATVTSSISMLEIVVAIAIGDKPEKRKKIAWIGGIIIFIFGIPSALSFGILSDIKILDRSIFDFVDFLTNSIGMPIGALLISIFAGYYYTKDISRKELASSNLMFMIWYILIRYVSPLAIFIIFIQGILPLFK; this is translated from the coding sequence GTGTCATCGAGAGATCAATTTACAACTAAAATTGGATTTATTTTAGCTGCTGCTGGAAGTGCTATAGGATTAGGAGCTATTTGGAAGTTTCCATACATGGCGGGCACAAATGGTGGCAGTGTTTTTATTTTATTATTCATCTTATGTACATTCTTTATCGGCCTTCCAGTGCTAATTGCTGAATTTATGATTGGCCGTCGTGGACAAAAAGATGCTGTAACATCGTTTAAGGAACAAGCACCTGGAAAACCTTGGTATTTAATTGGCTGGGGAGGCATGATTATTGCTGGACTTATCCTGTCATTCTACAGTGTTGTTGGTGGTTGGATTTTAAGCTATTTAGCTCGTGCATTTACTTTACGGTTAACTAGCTCTAGTACCAATATAAATTATGCAGATTTATTTGGAAACATTATATCCAGCCCATTTGAAGCAGTTCTTGTCCAAGGACTATTTATGCTATTAACGGTAGTCATTGTATCAGCCGGTATCAAGGGTGGTATTGAAAAAGCGAGCACTTGGATGATGCCATTACTATTCATCTTTTTCATTGTATTAGTGATTCGCTCCTTAACATTGGACGGTGCAATGGAAGGTGTTAAGTTTATGTTTGTGCCTGACTGGTCATACTTCAATGCGGAAACATTTTTAATGGCGCTTGGACAAGCATTCTTTTCATTAAGTGTTGGTATTGCGGTAATGATTACGTATGCTTCCTACCTATCCAAAACCGAAAAAATAGGAAACTCTGCGATTAATGTTGCATCAATGAATATCATCATTTCCTTACTTGCGGGTTTGGTTATATTCCCAGCAGTGTTTGCACTAGGATATACGCCCGATCAGGGTCCAGGTCTCGTATTTATTATTTTACCTGCTGTTTTTGAGCAATTACCACTTGGTGGACTATTTCTAACGATTTTCTTTATTCTTTTACTTTTTGCAACGGTAACATCTTCAATTTCTATGTTAGAAATTGTTGTTGCTATTGCTATTGGTGATAAGCCTGAAAAGCGTAAAAAAATTGCTTGGATTGGTGGCATCATTATTTTCATTTTTGGTATACCAAGCGCACTGTCATTTGGTATCCTATCAGATATAAAAATTTTAGATCGCTCTATTTTTGACTTTGTTGACTTTTTGACGAATAGTATTGGGATGCCGATTGGAGCCTTACTAATTTCAATTTTTGCTGGTTATTACTATACAAAGGACATTTCACGAAAAGAGCTTGCTTCATCTAATCTAATGTTTATGATTTGGTATATTTTAATTCGTTATGTTTCGCCATTAGCCATTTTTATTATTTTTATTCAAGGAATTTTACCGCTGTTTAAGTGA
- a CDS encoding DUF1871 domain-containing protein yields the protein MENIKMNQAAVHLLEEWDPFHLGSDHYDTETADVVAALQGIDDPSILAKVIQETYEHSFEEWIPFEDCVAISYKLIAIKFEAKCII from the coding sequence TTGGAAAATATTAAAATGAATCAAGCAGCTGTACATCTGCTAGAGGAGTGGGATCCATTCCACTTAGGTTCAGACCATTATGATACTGAAACAGCAGATGTTGTAGCAGCATTGCAAGGTATTGATGATCCATCTATTCTTGCAAAGGTTATACAAGAAACATATGAGCATTCGTTTGAAGAATGGATTCCATTTGAGGATTGTGTAGCCATATCATACAAACTAATTGCCATTAAATTCGAAGCAAAGTGTATTATTTAA
- a CDS encoding pyridoxal phosphate-dependent aminotransferase — MSIFDQTNKRRCTNSVKWDAMEKVYGLKDASDILPMWVADMDFTAPEAVTKALQEHAKKTVFGYSFVGEEAVQSIIDWQNTRHDWHIEKDSILFCNGVVAALANCITALTNPGDKVLISSPVYPPFFNIPKSNAREIISCPLVEEDGTFVFDFVAFEQALAQNIKAYILCNPHNPGGYVWDEATLKEIVRLCAKYDVLIISDEIHSDLMIDGATHTPLAKIAGAEIDRIITCMAPTKTFNLAGIQVAYMIVTDKRKRLKLEAINMASGQGSLNTFAPVALQAAYTEGSSWLDALLTYISKNMDYVIQELEQLPGIRITKPQGTYLLWIDYRELALDEKEMMKRLFENGKLALEPGTKYGEEGRGFLRMNVACSFDTVKDGVQRFKQALQS, encoded by the coding sequence TTGTCTATTTTCGATCAAACTAATAAACGTCGTTGTACAAACTCTGTAAAATGGGACGCAATGGAAAAAGTATATGGACTAAAAGATGCTTCAGATATTCTGCCAATGTGGGTAGCTGACATGGACTTTACCGCACCAGAAGCTGTAACAAAAGCGCTGCAAGAGCATGCTAAAAAAACGGTTTTTGGCTATAGTTTTGTTGGAGAGGAAGCAGTGCAGTCGATTATAGACTGGCAAAATACTCGTCATGATTGGCATATTGAAAAAGATTCGATTCTATTTTGTAATGGTGTAGTTGCTGCTTTAGCGAATTGCATTACAGCTTTGACAAATCCTGGCGATAAAGTACTTATTTCCTCACCAGTCTATCCGCCATTTTTTAATATTCCCAAAAGCAATGCTCGAGAGATTATAAGCTGTCCTTTGGTTGAGGAAGATGGTACATTTGTCTTTGACTTCGTAGCTTTTGAACAGGCATTAGCCCAAAACATTAAAGCTTACATATTATGTAACCCACATAATCCAGGTGGCTATGTATGGGATGAAGCAACGTTAAAAGAAATAGTGCGCCTTTGTGCAAAATACGATGTTTTAATTATTTCAGATGAAATTCACTCTGATTTAATGATTGATGGTGCAACCCATACACCACTTGCAAAAATTGCTGGTGCGGAAATTGATCGGATTATTACTTGTATGGCTCCAACAAAGACATTTAATTTAGCTGGTATACAAGTAGCCTATATGATTGTGACGGATAAGCGAAAACGTTTAAAATTAGAAGCTATAAATATGGCAAGCGGTCAAGGCTCATTAAATACTTTTGCTCCTGTTGCACTGCAGGCAGCTTACACTGAGGGCTCTTCATGGTTAGATGCGTTACTTACTTACATCTCCAAAAATATGGACTATGTCATCCAAGAATTAGAGCAACTGCCAGGCATCCGCATCACAAAGCCACAGGGCACCTATTTGCTTTGGATAGATTATCGAGAGCTAGCACTAGATGAAAAAGAAATGATGAAACGCCTATTTGAAAATGGCAAGCTGGCATTAGAGCCTGGAACTAAATATGGTGAAGAAGGACGCGGCTTCCTGCGTATGAATGTAGCTTGCTCCTTCGATACAGTCAAAGATGGTGTTCAGCGGTTTAAACAAGCATTACAATCATAA
- a CDS encoding peptidylprolyl isomerase, whose product MFPQLTSEVQAGEVLVEMKTTLGAVKIKLFPEHAPKTVENFLGHAKSGYYNGIIFHRVIQDFMIQGGDPTGTGMGGESIWGNSFEDEFSDQVFNLRGALSMANAGPNTNGSQFFIVQMKHLPSDMLRQLQGAGFPEEIIEAYAKNGGTPWLDHKHTVFGHVVEGMDIIDKIAEVEKDFRDKPLEDVKIESITVFE is encoded by the coding sequence ATGTTTCCACAATTAACATCAGAAGTACAAGCAGGCGAAGTACTTGTAGAAATGAAAACAACATTAGGTGCAGTTAAAATTAAGTTATTCCCAGAGCATGCACCAAAAACAGTTGAAAACTTCTTAGGCCATGCAAAATCAGGTTACTATAACGGCATTATTTTCCACCGTGTTATTCAAGATTTTATGATTCAAGGTGGCGACCCAACAGGTACTGGTATGGGTGGCGAATCTATATGGGGTAACTCTTTCGAGGATGAGTTCTCAGATCAAGTATTTAACCTTCGTGGTGCCCTTTCTATGGCAAATGCAGGTCCAAATACTAATGGTTCACAATTCTTTATCGTTCAAATGAAGCACCTTCCAAGTGATATGCTACGCCAATTACAAGGTGCAGGCTTCCCTGAGGAAATCATTGAAGCTTACGCAAAAAATGGTGGTACACCTTGGCTAGATCATAAGCATACAGTATTTGGTCATGTGGTTGAAGGAATGGATATTATTGACAAAATAGCAGAGGTTGAAAAAGATTTCCGTGACAAACCTCTAGAAGATGTGAAAATTGAGTCAATTACAGTTTTTGAATAA
- a CDS encoding penicillin-binding protein produces MNKAFGFFIIVLSLPVLWWVSTNIRTEINTAKAHEEQIASAIHLPEVQAQLPVTLIDQNGEIFSEEYVEWRQPLTLQEIPQIAQEIFIASEDAHFYDHIGFDFSAIIRAVVANSNTNSASQGGSTITQQLVRMRYLSDEKTYERKLTELFYAHELEKEFDKDTILTMYLNESYFSNQVYGIGGAASYYFQKPLKELSIAEMAFISAIPNNPSLYNPLKNFDNTKARQERLLDTLSESGAITLEDAATYKAEPITLNVKNKIQQYPTYSTYVLQELRWLVAEKEGYAERLVNAQNEEEKKNIKAQLDNRLNTLFQNGLTIYTALNPSKQSHDEEKMTAILGSGKLQAAGAVINNSTREIISLYAGKNYEKFDYHRAFQGTRQPGSAFKPLAVYAPFFETTAHTPDSIVNGGSYCVGSFCPQNYGGYKYGDVPIRVAFRHSYNTSALRLFQTVGIETAFSYLDRFHFRSIIAKDQNYAAALGGLTYGVTALELADAYTSFIDGSYVLAHSIRKVTAADGTELYSWNTERHQIWSPKTVKYMRTLLADVVTNGTGQGVYSTSNYTGAKTGTTNDYRDYWLAGLTEEHTAAVWLGFDKPQSMENLEAYKIHHQLFNVLLE; encoded by the coding sequence ATGAACAAGGCTTTTGGTTTTTTTATCATAGTTCTATCCTTACCTGTCCTTTGGTGGGTTAGCACTAATATTAGAACAGAAATTAATACGGCAAAAGCACACGAAGAGCAAATTGCTAGCGCTATTCATTTACCGGAAGTACAGGCACAACTTCCTGTAACACTTATTGATCAAAACGGAGAAATTTTTAGTGAGGAGTATGTAGAATGGCGGCAGCCACTAACCTTACAAGAAATTCCACAAATTGCCCAGGAAATTTTTATAGCAAGTGAGGATGCTCATTTTTATGATCATATTGGCTTTGACTTCAGTGCAATCATTCGAGCTGTTGTAGCGAATTCAAATACAAACTCAGCCTCACAAGGTGGGAGCACTATCACACAACAACTTGTTCGAATGCGCTATTTATCGGATGAAAAAACTTATGAACGAAAATTAACAGAGCTTTTTTATGCACATGAACTTGAGAAAGAATTCGATAAAGATACGATTTTAACCATGTATTTAAATGAATCCTATTTTAGTAATCAGGTTTATGGGATTGGCGGTGCAGCTTCTTATTATTTTCAAAAGCCGCTCAAGGAACTTTCTATTGCTGAGATGGCATTTATTTCAGCCATTCCAAATAACCCATCATTGTATAACCCATTAAAAAATTTTGACAACACCAAAGCAAGACAGGAGCGGCTATTAGATACGCTGTCAGAGAGCGGTGCTATAACGTTAGAAGATGCTGCTACCTATAAGGCTGAACCCATTACATTGAATGTAAAAAATAAAATTCAACAGTATCCTACATATAGCACATATGTCCTACAAGAGCTTAGATGGTTAGTGGCAGAAAAAGAAGGATATGCGGAGCGACTTGTCAATGCTCAGAATGAAGAAGAAAAGAAAAATATCAAAGCACAGCTAGACAATCGACTCAATACTTTATTCCAAAATGGACTGACAATCTATACAGCCCTTAATCCAAGCAAGCAATCACATGATGAAGAAAAGATGACGGCCATATTAGGCTCTGGTAAGTTACAGGCAGCAGGAGCAGTCATAAATAATAGTACACGTGAAATTATTAGCCTTTATGCAGGGAAAAATTACGAAAAATTTGATTATCACCGTGCCTTTCAAGGTACACGGCAGCCAGGCTCAGCCTTTAAACCACTTGCTGTCTATGCGCCGTTCTTTGAAACAACCGCACATACGCCTGATTCCATCGTTAATGGTGGGAGCTACTGTGTTGGATCATTTTGTCCACAAAACTATGGGGGCTATAAGTACGGTGATGTGCCAATTCGGGTAGCATTTCGTCATAGCTACAATACATCTGCCCTACGGCTCTTTCAGACAGTAGGCATTGAAACAGCATTTAGTTACCTAGATCGTTTTCATTTTCGCTCTATCATAGCAAAGGATCAGAACTATGCTGCTGCATTAGGGGGATTAACATATGGCGTAACAGCACTTGAGCTAGCCGATGCCTATACTAGCTTTATAGACGGTTCCTATGTACTTGCCCACAGTATACGTAAGGTAACAGCAGCTGATGGAACTGAGCTTTATAGCTGGAATACAGAGCGCCATCAAATTTGGTCTCCAAAAACAGTAAAGTATATGCGTACGCTGCTAGCAGATGTTGTTACGAATGGTACAGGACAAGGTGTTTATAGTACAAGTAACTATACCGGAGCAAAGACTGGGACAACGAATGACTATCGTGACTACTGGCTTGCTGGCTTAACAGAAGAACATACAGCAGCTGTGTGGCTTGGCTTCGATAAGCCACAATCTATGGAAAATTTAGAGGCCTATAAAATTCACCATCAGCTTTTTAATGTATTACTGGAATAA